The window TTCCTCTGCCCAGCTCTCTGCCCTctcagctctccctctcccttcgggccgccggccggccgtcgctcctccgcccgacgccgccgccggccggccgtcgctcctccgcccgacgccgccgccggcccgcccttGCTGCTCCgccagacgccgccgccggacccgcgCGCCGTCGCCAGGCCCTCGCGCCGCCGAAGCTCGTCGGCGCTCCCTCTCCCACCTTCCTCACCATGCTCAGGTAGGccgccaccccctccctctTGTTCCCCTTCCCCCGCAGATTGTCGAAATCcttcccctcctcttcctctccctcctccctcacccTCCCTCTCAGTTTGCTTCTCTTTTGGCATGGCGTCGGCGGACGCCTTGGATTTTTGAGCGCCTGGAcgactaggcgacgcctaggcgacgccttaagaACCATGCTGTTGATGAAACAGAACCCAAGTGCAGTGTAGAAGAACTGGATGAACCTTTGTGAACTTGCAATCCTAAATATACCTGAAACAGTTCCCTAACCATCCGAGCACCTTCTCCAACATACTTCTGAACTAACTCGCTTCCAATTACTCGGATGAAACAAGCATCAGTTCGATTCGCTACAGCTCTTGCAAGAAGTGTCTTGCCAGTACCAGGTGGACCATAGCAAAGGACACCCTTTGGAGGGTCAATACCAAGCTTGACAAACTTTTCTGGGTGAAGCATAGGAAGTTCAACAACCTGCAAAAATGGTTCAGCTAAATAAGATAAGCACAAAACTAACTGCAATGTATATACTAGCTCAAGGCAAGGAAAAAGGTTTACGTACTTCACGCATCTTTTCAATTTGCTCCTTGCATCCACCAACATCATTGTATGTCACATCCGGTTTCTCCTCCACAGTCATCATGGTAACACTTGGGTCAATTTTCGGTGGCAGAGGAATTTGAATCTGGTACTTGTTACGATCAACACTGCAATAGGATCCAATTGTGAGATCATATGCCAAGTtctaatttatttacaaacaaTAGCATACAAAGCAGAGAAATGGCCTATATTGCTCAATGATGTTTTATCAATCCAGAAATGAATTAATTTCAGTTTAGACTTTGTCAACCATAATGGTTTTATTTAACTTTGTCAACTGTAAAGATTATGTAGGGCAGCAAGTTTGATTATTCCAGAATTCTACAAGCAAACTAAAGGAACCCGTAACTAAGCCAAGCAGATGAGAAGGCTCTAGTTCCGAGATTCAGTATGTTTCCAATTAATATTGTTTCCTACCAAATAATGCTACTCAGTGGACATTGCAAAATAAAGAATGTACATAGGATTAAAGAATGTTGCTCAGAGAACACTAAACATCCGACAAGTTCTATAGAAGTATAATGCACACATCTGACAAGTTCCATAGGAGTTAAAGAATGTAAATTGGCAACGAAGTCATGTTTTCTCAAGCTATGTCCTCAAGCTATGTCCTTTCCTACGGACATGGCAATTATCACATGAATGGCCATTGCTTTTTTTCAAGCCTTTACAAACACACATGACCAGAAAGAACAAACTGCtctatagattttttttttaactcaAACACATAAATGCATCAAGTGAAAACAGCATGCAAGGAAGGTGTGAGCAGAACTGAGTGAAGTATCATACGACCACAAGACTAAACAGTAAAGACCAAAGGATAGAGTATGTGGGTAACATACCCGACCCTCATCCCTTCCTCGATATCAGTTGGGGAAACCTTATCCCCCAATCCAACCACAAACTGCATGATCCAAAATAAGCAATAAGAAACAGGGGTGAAATTTCTAGGTTGCATAGAATGAAATAAAATGCTCGTAACATACCTTTGCAATTTGTTTTACATTTATAACATATTTGGCATCATCAGTATTAGGGCTTATAATCTTTGTACACCTTGCTACCTGCATACGGAAAATAGAATTTATAAGTATACTGGCACGTATACTAGCTTGTGCTCAAATTGCAAAAACAACGAAGCGACATAGTAGAAGGCTCAGTTAATATACTTGTAATGGCTGTTCTTCCTGCATCATCTGTTTATCTGACACCAAATCCCACTGGCTAGGTGGAGCGAGCCCTGTATCAGACTCCTTTATCCCTGCATTGTTTTTTAGTAGAAGAGCATATGCCTTAGGTAATATAATTCAAAGGTACCCTCCTTGCAACCAAAACAAGCTGATTAACTGCAGAAGAATATGAAACTTCAGACATGGGATGAGGTCCTAACTACCTATTAAGAAACATGTCGAATTCCCAAAGTAGAAATAAAGTTGGAGATACATTTTGCATACTACATATATAGCCTGAATATTGAAGCAGTTCCATGTGGTATCCTCAAGGCATATTATATTCCCAAGGCATCAATCAAACAAATGATTGCACAGAAATTGACCTAAAATCTTTAAGTGTGTCACATAATGAAATATCGCATCACTAAATCTTAAGTTAACTATATGCAGTATCCTCAATTAATCAAAGTCTATTTGCTGCAAGTAAGAAGCCACCTGAAACAACTGTTCCCAAGTTAAGTATGCTGAATCAAGTGTTGCCGAGTTAACAAAGGAACTTCATAAAAGTCTCCAATTCTAATTTATGAACTGAACCAAGATATTAGATGAATAAAAATTCCACCAATTGATCCGTTGGGATCTAACTCGGAAGCAAATTGGGTTACATCTCTGTTGCTAGACCCAAAAAATGCATAATAAAACTCTCACTCACCACAGAGGTCATTGATTTTCTTTGCCATTTCCTTGATCTCCTTCTCGACCTTCTTAATGCTGGTCGAGTACGGCCCAAGCCCCTGCAACAACATTCAGCCAGCCAAAATTAGCAAACATCAGTGGTTTCTCTCCCCTCAAATAACACACCCAACCTAAACCTGGTAAAAACACGAGTCCTTCACAAACAGCAGAGGAAATCAAAACCCTATACCGATCTCGAGCCCAAATTCCACCCAACACAACTCTGAAGCACCAACCCAGGACCAAACACTAAGAAGAACCCTAGATCCAAATGAAGGGTCGCGGCACGCACGTAGGTCTTGAGAAGCGCGATGTCGTCCTCGTCGAGCGGGCGGGGATTCTTCTCGTTCATGATATCATCCTCAGGCTCTGGAGCCATGGCTGTCCTCCCGGGTGAACGGTGCCTtctccggcggcgaggcggcgcgaggcggggcggcggcggtggctcaggTCCGTGGGAGCGAGGAGTTTGGAGATGGCTTTCGTCTGGGTACTTCAGACTTCGTTTTATCGATTTTTTCTTACCTCCTCTGCAAGCGAGGTTTCTGCACCGTGTGATCCTGATCGGACGGAGGTAGGTATCGTGGCTCTAGCTGACCATTATAATACTCAAGGTCACTGAAAATTCACAGAAAAGCTCAAATTGGTCACTGAAGTTTCAatttatatactccctccatccgaAAAAGAATGTAAATCTCGTTTTCCGAGAAGTCAAACACTTTtaattttgactaaatttatataaaaaattactAACATTTGTGTCTCtatagaaatatattacatgattaatataaaaatacttatgttgtaatatatatattattactATTTTTTATAAATTCGGTCAAAGATACTTATgttgtaatatatatatatatatatatatatatatatatatatatatatatatatatactttttgGAACAGAGAAAGTGTACATTCTATATTAGGTATATAGAAGCTACTATAAAATTCATCGCGTACACAAGTAGTAAATTTCTCCACAATTACCACCATCAGGGTGCTGTTAATTAGCAGAGTATAAATCAATGGTGCAGTACAAAAATACGGGTAAAAACAAGAGGAAGAGCATCCCAAAAGGATACATATCGGTTTTATGCATAAAGCTCCTCATCAAAACTTTTTTAATAAAATAGTTAAGGCATCCGATGATCCCTGCTGCTTTATctagagctagctagctagtcgaTCTTGTAGAACTTGGAGAGCTGGAGCCCCGCGGTGAAGTTGAAGTACTTGAGCACCTCCGCCCACCGCGGGTTGCTCTTGAGGCGGTGCACGCCGATGGTGGTGGGCATGAACTCGTGCTCGCACTGGTCCACCGGCACCGGGTTGCGGTAGTCGTGGATGGCCGGCTTGGCGTTGAAGCGGTTCTTCCCCTTCCCCCCGATGTGCAGCCAGAGCCCGGTGAGCATGTCCTCCGTGCCCACGCTGTGGTTGCGCGCCACCTCGGAGGTGGCGATCCACTCCACCAGGTCCCACGAGAGCGCGTACCCCATGCCGGCCATGTAGTCCCGGAACGGGTCCATGCTGTCGCACGGGATGGTGGCGCCGTAGTACATGTCCTCCCGGGGCATGGCGCCCAGCGAGTCCACCAGCTGCGGCAGCCGGAAGAAGATGTCGTCGTCGGCCTTCATCACGTAGTCGTACGGCTCGTCGGCGTAGAGCTCCGCCACCGTCGACAGGAACGTGTACGTCTTGCCGCCGTTGAGGTTCTCCTCGCACCCGTCGAGGATGATCACGTCGCCGTGGGCGAGGATCTCCAGCGGCACCAGCACGCGCTGGTCGTCCTTGTACAGCCGGCAGACGACGAAGCGCACGTCCACGTGCGCCGTGAGGTTGCCCGGCGCGAGCTGGAGCCCGTACACCATGCGCAGCAGGTGGCGGCGCTCGTAGAGGTCCACGCGGGTGAGCACGCCGATGAGCAGCCGGAAGTCGGGCTTCCGGACCACGGCCGGCTCCCCGAggcgcgagctcgaggaggaggccgcgtaGGCCCCCGGGGCGCACGCGCTCATCATCGCCTGCAGCTCGAACTCCTTGGGGTAcacgaagaagaagatgaaggccAGAAGCACCAGGGGCAGCAGGACCAGCGCCTTGCTGGAGGCCGAAAGCCGGGGGAAGCCGGCGTGCCTCTTCATCGCAGCGTGGAGACTGTTCACCGGCTGGTGGTCTCCGAGCTTGCCGTTGCCCATGGACTTGAGCAGAtttctcggcggcggcgacggcatcgATCGATTTGCAAGCAAGAAACAGAGTCGTCGTCGTTGTTGCAGAGCAGCTTCGACGCGGCTGATCTTGCTCCAACTGGGGGAGGTGTTGCTACTATAGCTAGTTATTATTCACAAGAATTTCTGGGCCGCCTCTGCCATGGAAATTAAGAGCACGCGCGCTTCTTCTATGCAAGTGGGAGCTAGCGACGAGTGAAGATTCCGTGTGATCGTGGTGGTGCAGTTGGGGGAGCTTGGCGGGGACGGCAATGGCGACGCTTTGCGTAAAGGTAGTGACAGCGGGGCGGATCAGTCAGCGCGGAATGGAAGGGAAGGAGGCCTCATCTTGGGGGAACGTAACCTGCTGCAGTCAACGGATATACAGGACAGAGGCACGCCAATGTATAGAGAGAGGCTGGAGGACATTGCACAAGAACTTGGCCAACTTGAAACATCAACTCAGCTGGCTAGTAATACTACTAGATAGCAGTATGCCCTTTAATTTGTGCCATTTATATTAATTAGATGGCCGCAGGCAGGCGCGTACACGATTTGAATTACTACCTCCTaaacctcttttttttttttgagccagGAGTAAGATCGATGGCTCTACTAATTTGTCAACACTCGACGACGCCTTGCGTGAGGAACAAACCAGAGCGACGAACTTTCCGGGGATTTTGAACTTTCACGTGCCATCTTTGCCTGTGATAACCGCAACACATCAGGATAGAAATACATAATGTCCGTGACTTTACCACTGCATCTACCTAAGCAACGTCAGCTATTAGTTGACTGTATGTACAAGTAAGTAGGgcgttttatttcaaaaaaaaaagagtagggCGTACTCTTGTTCAGAGTCCGGACCTGCAAAGCCTGCTGATACATTTCTGGCGGTCGAGCTCAGTGCAGTGAGCCCTGACGGCCAGAGGCGGCTTACTGGTGTGTAAGATCCAAATTCACACGTTTGGTGATGTTGTGCTAGTGTGTAGTTAGTAGTGGATCGCTATTGTCATGCTGCCTGTGATGATCATGCTTACCTCTGAACAATTTGCTACTCTTTGCTATGAAATCTTCAGTCGATCGAGACAGCTCACAGCAGTGATGTCTGATTGTCTGAACTGAATGCATATGGATGGCATTGGTTTAAATTGGTACATTTTGGTCTGGGGAGCAGGAAAAATTCAGTTTCCGAAACCTGATTTGCATTCAGCGACGTAGAGTATGGGTGATGATAGGAAAATGAGAACTGATGGGTTTGTTGTTGTCTCCTGCTTGCTCTCGTGCAACTTGTGATCTGAATGTAATGTTTCTGCTTGTGAGTTGAATCTGGAGGCTCTGAGATATGACCCTAGCAGCTGATGCTGATCGTGATCGGATGCGAGATGAGAACCAGACCATCCGCCATCGTCCTCCGATGCGGAGACTGCGGGCTGCCAGTCCTGCAGCGAACTGTGAACGGAGGCAGGGGCACAAGGCGATGGCGACCTCGGCGTCCGTCCAGACCTCCCGCCGGTGTCGTCGATCGATCCTCACACTGGCGTGTACTCTGGTGTAACACTGCCTTTAATGAATCTGAGGATCTCGACGCGAGACAGGTCCACGGTCCACCTTGTACAGGAGTGGCCGGCGGGGGAAGACCGGTAAatctattcatcgcgcgcgATTTTCGGACGCCGCATCATAGAAGCgctcccccctcccctgttcatcttctacctcgcgacaggggagggggcgctgcCCCAGCGAGcaaggggggagggggagggggcgggaaTGGGTTGTAGGTGggtggagcggccgccggcgaggtcgccggcggtggcgggaggcGGCCGAGCTTACGGATCCGGGTtgctgggggtgggggtgggaggGAGCACCAGACTTagaggagggcgcggcggtgtgggagcgccgccggccggccggggccggacccccggtgggcggtgccggcggcggctggacgGCGCGACGACGAGCTCggttggtggcggtggcggtggagggtGGCGGCGAAGGCGCCGGAGCCCGGGAGGCGGGGGAGCCAGGGGGGGCTCTACCTTCTGCGATGCGATGCGCCCCCCTCGCATATGCGGGAAATAGATCCTCATGTGGAAGACTTGCAGGCGGGAACGGGGGGTGCAGGGCGAGGGAAAGGCGTGAGTTCACTTGAGCCATAGCTTGATCTGGGCCGCAAACAAAGGATCAACGGCTGGAATAGCCCCTGTAGCATCAACTGCGGTCAAAGTAGTATAGTTAGCCAATCCTCCCTAAATCACAATGCAATTAATTTAGGGGGTTAAGTGCAAATACATGGATGTATATTTATATTTAACCTCTAAATAAGA is drawn from Panicum virgatum strain AP13 chromosome 1N, P.virgatum_v5, whole genome shotgun sequence and contains these coding sequences:
- the LOC120657405 gene encoding 26S proteasome regulatory subunit 7A, whose translation is MAPEPEDDIMNEKNPRPLDEDDIALLKTYGLGPYSTSIKKVEKEIKEMAKKINDLCGIKESDTGLAPPSQWDLVSDKQMMQEEQPLQVARCTKIISPNTDDAKYVINVKQIAKFVVGLGDKVSPTDIEEGMRVGVDRNKYQIQIPLPPKIDPSVTMMTVEEKPDVTYNDVGGCKEQIEKMREVVELPMLHPEKFVKLGIDPPKGVLCYGPPGTGKTLLARAVANRTDACFIRVIGSELVQKYVGEGARMVRELFQMARSKKACIVFFDEVDAIGGARFDDGVGGDNEVQRTMLEIVNQLDGFDARGNIKVLMATNRPDTLDPALLRPGRLDRKVEFGLPDLEGRTQIFKIHTRTMNCERDIRFELLARLCPNSTGADIRSVCTEAGMYAIRARRKTVTEKDFLDAVNKVIKGYQKFSATPKYMVYN
- the LOC120654255 gene encoding beta-1,3-galactosyltransferase pvg3-like, producing the protein MPSPPPRNLLKSMGNGKLGDHQPVNSLHAAMKRHAGFPRLSASSKALVLLPLVLLAFIFFFVYPKEFELQAMMSACAPGAYAASSSSSRLGEPAVVRKPDFRLLIGVLTRVDLYERRHLLRMVYGLQLAPGNLTAHVDVRFVVCRLYKDDQRVLVPLEILAHGDVIILDGCEENLNGGKTYTFLSTVAELYADEPYDYVMKADDDIFFRLPQLVDSLGAMPREDMYYGATIPCDSMDPFRDYMAGMGYALSWDLVEWIATSEVARNHSVGTEDMLTGLWLHIGGKGKNRFNAKPAIHDYRNPVPVDQCEHEFMPTTIGVHRLKSNPRWAEVLKYFNFTAGLQLSKFYKID